One Fontisphaera persica DNA window includes the following coding sequences:
- a CDS encoding DUF4258 domain-containing protein, with product MATTSGKSSVWQRLLSFFKRKKCAAEGIPATTPVGSRGSRLAVVDGTNPGGSIAGRNFSGHAFDRMQSQGIPPSVVENTIENGQKYSGKVPGTTAHYDVVNDVTVITDTASGTVVTVVYGRIKQ from the coding sequence GTGGCCACCACGAGCGGAAAGAGCAGTGTGTGGCAGCGTTTGTTGAGCTTTTTCAAGAGGAAGAAGTGCGCCGCAGAGGGGATACCGGCAACAACACCTGTTGGCAGTCGAGGTAGTCGTCTCGCGGTCGTTGATGGAACAAATCCAGGAGGATCGATTGCAGGAAGGAACTTCTCGGGACATGCATTTGACCGGATGCAATCCCAAGGCATTCCGCCGTCGGTTGTTGAGAATACGATAGAAAATGGCCAAAAATATTCGGGTAAAGTTCCAGGAACAACGGCACATTATGACGTTGTGAACGACGTGACAGTTATTACAGACACCGCCTCCGGTACTGTTGTCACTGTCGTTTATGGTCGCATCAAACAATGA
- a CDS encoding RHS repeat-associated core domain-containing protein: MVGLVNGATGAWAAEYEYGPFGEPIRATGPVALVNPFRFSTKYCDDETGQYYYGYRYYSPLAVDGLVGIQLEK; encoded by the coding sequence GTGGTGGGGCTGGTGAACGGGGCGACGGGAGCGTGGGCGGCGGAGTATGAGTATGGGCCGTTTGGGGAGCCGATACGGGCCACCGGGCCGGTGGCGTTGGTGAATCCTTTCCGGTTTTCGACCAAGTATTGCGATGACGAGACAGGGCAGTACTACTACGGCTACCGCTACTACTCCCCATTGGCGGTAGATGGCTTAGTAGGGATCCAATTGGAGAAATGA
- a CDS encoding SNF2-related protein, with protein sequence MKGIINKILAHNGCILADSVGLGKTYEALAVIKFFELRNERVLVLCPKNCVTTGRCTG encoded by the coding sequence GTGAAGGGCATCATCAACAAAATACTGGCCCACAACGGCTGCATTCTCGCCGACAGTGTCGGTTTGGGCAAGACATACGAAGCCCTCGCCGTCATCAAATTCTTCGAGCTCCGTAATGAGCGCGTCCTTGTCTTATGCCCCAAAAATTGCGTGACAACTGGACGGTGTACCGGCTGA
- a CDS encoding AAA family ATPase, with protein MFDRWYTAILREKLARPYAHLLFGARQTGKSTLLRNLLPPDALIIDLANPHERMRHLADPGAFVRDCRSLPPNPGGQFVFVDEAQTVPTIFDAVQHLYDGDKERWRFVLCGSSARKLRRIGANLLPGRSFYHRLVPLTLVEHPPLDTPRPTPFPHCLSHGCKGTRTPIPFLLRTS; from the coding sequence ATGTTTGATCGCTGGTACACCGCAATTTTGAGGGAAAAGCTTGCCCGACCTTATGCCCACTTACTCTTCGGGGCTCGTCAAACCGGCAAGTCCACCCTCCTGCGCAACCTTCTGCCGCCCGACGCTTTGATCATTGACTTGGCCAATCCCCATGAGCGAATGCGGCATCTGGCCGACCCCGGTGCTTTTGTGCGAGACTGCCGCAGTTTGCCACCCAACCCCGGAGGCCAGTTTGTTTTCGTGGACGAAGCCCAGACGGTGCCCACTATTTTCGACGCCGTGCAACACCTCTACGACGGCGACAAAGAGCGCTGGCGCTTTGTGTTGTGCGGCAGCTCGGCACGCAAGCTGCGCCGCATCGGGGCCAACCTCCTGCCAGGCCGCAGTTTCTACCATCGCCTCGTCCCGCTCACCTTAGTGGAACATCCGCCCTTGGACACTCCCCGCCCTACGCCGTTTCCCCACTGCCTTTCGCATGGGTGCAAGGGCACCCGCACGCCCATCCCTTTCCTGCTGAGGACCTCTTGA
- a CDS encoding DUF3644 domain-containing protein, whose product MKAHSQELLDRAIAAMLAAIEVYNKPNFPYRAESFAALAVNSWELLIKAKWLVENKNRVASLYVRESSQSANKPSKKPRIKKSRSGNPMTHGIDFLSKKLVEKGVLDPSAGKNLEAMIELRDSVVHFYNRSPLFVQRLQELGAACVKNFAAAIVDWFQRDLGEFNFFLMPLSFVELDTSTAAVILNPHEKKFFTFVNTLEPKTADPYSRYSVTVNVELRFTKSRAKDALAMQLTDDPNAPAVRLTDEQIRERYPLDYAKLTDECKKRYANFKVNQEYHLYRKALQGDKRYCHVRELDPGNPKSAKKMFFNPNIFSGLTDATLRGYSNLPLPFA is encoded by the coding sequence TTGAAGGCGCATTCCCAAGAACTTCTTGATCGAGCGATCGCAGCCATGCTGGCTGCGATCGAAGTGTATAATAAGCCAAACTTTCCGTATCGCGCCGAGTCTTTCGCTGCGTTGGCTGTGAACTCTTGGGAACTATTGATTAAAGCCAAGTGGCTCGTAGAGAACAAGAACCGTGTTGCCTCCCTTTATGTCCGTGAATCATCCCAAAGTGCGAACAAACCATCCAAGAAACCTCGAATCAAGAAATCCCGGTCTGGTAATCCGATGACGCATGGCATCGATTTCTTGTCGAAAAAGCTCGTGGAAAAGGGAGTTTTGGATCCGTCAGCCGGTAAGAACCTTGAGGCTATGATTGAACTGCGTGACTCTGTAGTTCACTTTTACAATCGCTCACCACTTTTCGTTCAACGGTTGCAGGAGCTTGGAGCAGCATGTGTCAAGAATTTCGCTGCCGCAATCGTAGATTGGTTTCAGCGAGACTTGGGAGAGTTCAACTTCTTCCTCATGCCGTTGTCCTTCGTCGAACTTGACACTAGCACGGCAGCGGTCATCCTAAATCCGCATGAAAAGAAATTTTTCACTTTCGTTAATACTCTCGAGCCAAAGACAGCCGATCCCTATTCTCGCTATTCGGTAACCGTGAACGTGGAGCTTCGGTTCACCAAGTCCAGAGCCAAAGACGCCTTGGCAATGCAATTGACTGATGATCCGAACGCGCCTGCTGTACGATTGACTGATGAGCAAATCCGCGAGCGTTATCCTTTAGACTACGCCAAATTGACGGATGAATGCAAAAAACGATATGCTAACTTCAAGGTAAATCAGGAATATCACTTATATCGCAAGGCTCTTCAGGGCGATAAGCGTTATTGCCATGTTCGTGAGCTTGACCCTGGCAACCCTAAGAGCGCCAAGAAGATGTTTTTCAACCCGAATATCTTTAGCGGATTGACAGACGCTACACTAAGAGGATATAGCAACCTGCCATTGCCTTTTGCATGA
- a CDS encoding Eco57I restriction-modification methylase domain-containing protein: MEKTKEILQSHASKSVAAAWPIFFIYKDKAGHPKYRKLDGKSDLYIFFYFHGLALLNPRGSFCFITSNSWLDVGYGADLQEFLLKHSHIKFIFDNQCQRSFAQADVNTIIALLAPPDDRTEADLERRPGSSCSRFPLRTSSTPAPSKRWKPSTNAKVPNAGAFASCPSVKLLEEGLVCEDDETDDVAGKLKNVCIKTAHYEANKWGGKYLRAPEIFFTILEKGKGKLVRLGDIADVRRGITTGANRFFYLKLTGKTAAKGCLHVRNCAGWEGNLEKIYSFR, translated from the coding sequence TTGGAAAAAACAAAAGAAATCCTACAAAGCCACGCTTCAAAATCGGTTGCCGCCGCCTGGCCCATATTCTTCATTTACAAAGACAAAGCCGGCCACCCAAAATACCGCAAATTGGATGGCAAAAGCGACCTTTACATTTTCTTTTACTTCCACGGCCTGGCCCTGCTGAACCCCAGAGGCAGCTTTTGTTTCATCACCTCCAATTCGTGGCTCGACGTGGGGTACGGCGCCGATCTCCAGGAATTCCTGCTCAAACACAGCCACATCAAATTCATCTTCGACAATCAATGCCAGCGCTCTTTTGCCCAAGCAGACGTCAATACCATCATCGCCCTCCTGGCTCCGCCCGATGACCGCACCGAGGCCGACCTTGAAAGAAGGCCCGGTTCGTCATGTTCAAGGTTCCCTTTGAGGACGTCCTCGACGCCAGCACCTTCAAAACGCTGGAAACCATCAACGAACGCCAAAGTACCGAACGCTGGCGCATTTGCGTCCTGCCCCAGCGTGAAGCTGCTCGAAGAAGGTCTGGTATGCGAGGATGACGAAACCGACGACGTTGCCGGCAAGCTCAAGAACGTCTGCATCAAAACCGCCCATTACGAAGCCAACAAATGGGGCGGTAAATACCTCCGCGCCCCGGAAATCTTTTTCACCATTCTGGAGAAAGGCAAAGGCAAGCTGGTGCGCCTTGGCGACATCGCCGACGTGCGCCGCGGCATCACCACCGGCGCCAACAGATTCTTTTATCTTAAACTTACAGGCAAAACCGCAGCAAAAGGCTGTTTGCATGTCCGCAACTGCGCCGGCTGGGAGGGCAACTTGGAAAAGATTTACTCATTCCGGTAA
- a CDS encoding SNF2-related protein, protein MKTPPLDDGEVSAFRCRLAAAVVLSEHHQTSCFTRAAVQPLPHQVHVVDRVLTGNRFGHVLADDVGLGKTVEAGLIIAGLLRQEPPLRVMVVCPAGLALQWQDELEDLFNLHFMIVGVNLNGTLEASWRNQTAVIVSIDRIKRPEYRELLQHVGPFDLVICDEAHRLTARRNAINQDLEETLNYRFSNSWWKTG, encoded by the coding sequence ATGAAGACGCCGCCGCTGGACGATGGGGAAGTGTCTGCGTTTCGGTGCCGGCTGGCCGCGGCAGTGGTGCTCAGTGAGCATCATCAAACCAGTTGTTTCACCCGGGCCGCGGTGCAGCCATTGCCGCACCAGGTGCATGTGGTGGATCGGGTGCTCACGGGCAACCGCTTTGGGCACGTGCTGGCTGATGATGTGGGTCTGGGCAAAACGGTGGAAGCAGGGTTGATCATTGCTGGTTTGTTGCGACAGGAGCCGCCGCTGCGCGTGATGGTGGTGTGCCCGGCGGGGCTGGCGTTGCAATGGCAGGATGAATTGGAGGATTTGTTCAACCTGCATTTTATGATCGTCGGGGTCAACTTGAACGGAACGCTGGAGGCCAGCTGGCGCAATCAAACGGCCGTCATTGTTTCCATCGACCGCATCAAGCGCCCAGAATACCGGGAACTGTTGCAGCACGTGGGGCCGTTTGATCTGGTCATCTGCGATGAAGCCCACCGATTGACCGCCCGGCGCAATGCCATCAACCAGGATTTGGAGGAAACGCTTAACTATCGTTTTTCAAATTCCTGGTGGAAAACCGGTTAG
- a CDS encoding DUF4143 domain-containing protein yields the protein MCAFCNWPAAESGQMVNFAHISRESGVSQPTVKSYYQLLADMFVGVWIEAFSRSPRKSLLATPKFLFFDLGVRHAAAGLTPTPNW from the coding sequence TTGTGCGCTTTCTGCAACTGGCCAGCCGCCGAATCGGGACAGATGGTGAACTTTGCCCACATTTCCAGAGAAAGCGGCGTCTCCCAGCCCACCGTGAAAAGTTACTACCAATTACTGGCCGACATGTTTGTAGGGGTGTGGATCGAAGCCTTCTCCCGCAGCCCGCGCAAATCCCTGCTCGCCACCCCCAAGTTTCTGTTTTTCGACCTGGGCGTGCGCCACGCCGCTGCCGGGCTGACCCCCACCCCGAACTGGTGA
- a CDS encoding excisionase family DNA-binding protein, with protein sequence MNEYRLSVEEVAAHLGVTQNTFPKWVVRQNMSAHKMGRWWRFPASEVDKRVHRGKTAQKRVPRK encoded by the coding sequence ATGAATGAATACAGGCTGTCTGTTGAAGAGGTTGCGGCGCACCTGGGCGTCACCCAAAACACCTTCCCGAAGTGGGTCGTCCGGCAGAACATGTCCGCCCATAAAATGGGACGGTGGTGGAGGTTTCCCGCCTCTGAGGTGGACAAGCGGGTCCATCGCGGCAAGACAGCGCAGAAGAGGGTACCCCGAAAGTAA
- a CDS encoding DNA methyltransferase, whose protein sequence is MLFLLLIRKSKRADQALAQHNLWPQLGELLRKFTVCDPACGSGSFLVGMLLVLDDLQARANARLGLKETPYERRRRIIGEQLYGVDVKDWAVHVAELRLWLQLVVETELQPSELKFRPLLPNLSFKVRCGDSLLQEIGGINFGLHRTHLNLPPI, encoded by the coding sequence ATGCTGTTTTTGCTTTTGATCAGGAAGAGCAAGCGCGCCGATCAGGCGCTTGCTCAACATAACCTCTGGCCCCAACTGGGCGAACTGCTCAGGAAATTCACGGTTTGCGATCCCGCCTGTGGCAGCGGCTCGTTTCTGGTCGGCATGTTGCTGGTGCTCGATGACCTCCAGGCCCGCGCCAACGCCCGGCTCGGCCTCAAAGAAACGCCTTATGAACGCCGCCGTCGCATCATTGGTGAGCAGCTTTATGGAGTGGATGTGAAGGATTGGGCCGTCCACGTGGCCGAACTCCGCCTCTGGCTGCAACTGGTGGTGGAAACGGAACTGCAACCGTCCGAACTCAAGTTCAGGCCCCTCCTTCCCAATCTTTCCTTTAAGGTCCGGTGTGGCGACAGCCTCCTGCAGGAAATTGGCGGCATCAATTTCGGCCTCCACCGCACCCATCTTAATCTGCCCCCAATTTGA
- a CDS encoding DUF4143 domain-containing protein: protein MKADPGRYFEQWVGLELWKRLQYLGEGKLHHWRTKDGAEVDFILEWRGTYSPIEVKWTENPVIQDARHLLAFLRNHPQQAQHGYIICRCPRPAQIHDQITALPWFCL from the coding sequence GTGAAAGCCGATCCCGGCCGCTATTTCGAGCAATGGGTGGGCTTGGAATTATGGAAACGGCTGCAATATCTGGGCGAAGGCAAGCTCCACCATTGGCGCACCAAGGACGGAGCAGAAGTGGACTTTATCCTGGAATGGCGGGGCACCTACAGCCCCATCGAAGTCAAGTGGACGGAAAATCCTGTTATCCAAGACGCCCGCCACCTCCTGGCTTTCCTGCGGAACCACCCTCAACAAGCCCAGCACGGCTACATTATTTGCCGTTGCCCGCGCCCCGCCCAAATCCACGACCAAATTACCGCCCTGCCTTGGTTTTGTTTGTAA
- a CDS encoding helicase-related protein: MLLFTQYRATMDYLCARLAELFPSAEVEVIHGGCSMEQRREARRRFEQASRFLVSTEAGGEGINLQKACHIMINYDLPWNPMRLLQRIGRLDRYGQSHRVQVYNLRVPESWDAKISLRILERLRAVQHTLGLTGVQEDYFEMILGQVASQVDPSGRFTRHVQGQERSDEEVDGWIQEAARSVHRLQALLGDAGSFNGDLAAIKPTLSSADFKLAFQLALERHGLRLQDTRNSANQFVRGVHHFELPAAFRDPVFRPGRTCHVVFDREIFLQVRDEDLGRVRGQPIKPVLAGFGEPVTDWLFQGAVEARPRESAFAIQAGQDWPHGAGWLWVYVLRWLGQARRLQTPDSVVAVFHAPTKGLMHLPAAEVMSLVHAATALSTAASPAPSFPAEVEVHAKKLAQQTLRDRLQGRDPACKPGLASRSGW; encoded by the coding sequence GTGCTGCTCTTTACTCAGTACCGCGCCACCATGGACTACCTGTGTGCGCGGCTGGCCGAGCTATTTCCTTCGGCGGAGGTGGAAGTCATCCACGGTGGTTGCAGCATGGAGCAGCGCCGTGAAGCGCGCCGCCGCTTTGAGCAGGCCTCCCGCTTTCTGGTTTCCACCGAGGCCGGCGGGGAGGGCATCAATTTGCAAAAAGCCTGCCATATCATGATCAATTATGATCTACCGTGGAACCCGATGCGCTTATTGCAGCGCATAGGGCGGCTGGACCGCTACGGACAATCCCACCGCGTGCAGGTATATAACCTGCGCGTGCCTGAATCGTGGGATGCCAAAATCTCGCTGCGCATCCTGGAGCGGTTGCGGGCCGTGCAACACACCCTCGGGCTGACCGGCGTACAGGAGGATTATTTTGAAATGATTCTGGGACAGGTGGCCAGTCAGGTGGACCCCTCAGGCAGATTCACCCGCCACGTACAAGGCCAAGAGCGCTCCGACGAGGAAGTGGATGGCTGGATTCAGGAAGCCGCCCGCTCCGTTCATCGCCTGCAGGCGTTGCTGGGCGACGCCGGCAGCTTCAACGGCGACCTCGCCGCCATCAAGCCCACCTTGAGCAGTGCCGATTTCAAGCTGGCCTTCCAACTCGCTCTGGAACGCCACGGCTTGCGGCTGCAGGACACCCGCAACAGCGCCAACCAGTTCGTCCGTGGCGTCCATCATTTCGAATTGCCTGCTGCCTTTCGCGACCCCGTCTTCCGCCCCGGCCGCACGTGTCACGTGGTGTTTGACCGGGAGATCTTTCTGCAAGTGCGCGACGAAGACCTTGGCCGCGTGCGAGGCCAACCCATCAAACCCGTGCTGGCGGGTTTTGGCGAGCCGGTGACCGACTGGCTGTTCCAAGGCGCAGTGGAAGCGCGTCCCCGCGAAAGCGCCTTCGCCATTCAGGCTGGCCAGGACTGGCCACATGGCGCGGGCTGGCTGTGGGTGTATGTGTTGCGGTGGCTGGGCCAGGCGCGCCGCCTGCAAACACCTGATTCCGTTGTGGCCGTGTTTCATGCGCCGACAAAGGGCCTTATGCACTTGCCGGCGGCCGAGGTGATGAGCTTGGTGCATGCGGCCACGGCCCTCAGTACTGCCGCTTCTCCTGCCCCCTCCTTTCCGGCGGAGGTAGAAGTCCATGCCAAGAAACTGGCTCAGCAGACGTTGCGCGACCGTCTCCAAGGTCGCGACCCCGCTTGCAAGCCAGGGCTGGCCTCTCGCTCTGGCTGGTAG